A single window of Thermostichus vulcanus str. 'Rupite' DNA harbors:
- a CDS encoding YIP1 family protein yields MLDSLLDNIYGAWFMPERTFRALREQPVLWQAFVVVGLLNSLDAVRRTGASLPGMILAVLMGALGWVTLTALLQLLAFCFGRSAPSFAALLCLTGFAGLPWLLLGPAQSLGGVAGSLLGLVALLWFVVWQVRAAAVALDLEWWRLVGLIPLTFLGGILALSWLTSGIVALASLS; encoded by the coding sequence ATGCTCGACTCTTTGCTGGACAACATCTACGGCGCTTGGTTCATGCCTGAGCGTACTTTCCGGGCCCTACGGGAACAGCCCGTTCTTTGGCAAGCCTTTGTGGTGGTGGGGTTGCTGAACAGTCTGGATGCCGTTCGCCGCACCGGAGCAAGTTTACCAGGAATGATATTGGCCGTGTTGATGGGGGCCTTGGGCTGGGTTACCTTGACAGCTTTGTTGCAGCTGCTGGCCTTTTGTTTTGGACGGTCCGCTCCCTCTTTTGCAGCGCTGCTCTGTCTGACAGGGTTTGCCGGTTTGCCCTGGCTTTTGTTGGGGCCAGCTCAGTCTTTGGGAGGTGTGGCGGGATCCCTTTTGGGTTTGGTAGCTCTGTTGTGGTTTGTGGTTTGGCAGGTACGGGCGGCGGCGGTTGCACTGGATCTGGAGTGGTGGCGCCTGGTGGGCTTGATCCCGTTGACTTTCCTAGGGGGAATCTTAGCCCTCAGCTGGTTGACCAGTGGCATCGTGGCTTTGGCATCCTTGAGCTAG
- a CDS encoding indolepyruvate ferredoxin oxidoreductase subunit alpha: MPHTIVTDICEGIADCVEACPVACIHPGDTKNAKGTDYFWIEFATCIDCGICLQVCPIEGAIVPEEQPQLQRVPS; this comes from the coding sequence ATGCCGCATACAATCGTCACCGATATCTGTGAAGGCATTGCCGATTGTGTAGAGGCTTGCCCAGTAGCCTGCATTCATCCCGGAGACACCAAAAACGCCAAAGGCACCGACTACTTTTGGATCGAGTTTGCCACCTGCATCGACTGCGGCATTTGTTTACAAGTCTGTCCGATAGAAGGGGCAATTGTACCGGAAGAGCAACCCCAACTGCAGCGGGTGCCCAGTTAG